In Sphingomonas profundi, the sequence GAGGGCAAGATCAGCGACAGCTGGTCGTACAGCCTCTCCTATCAATATGGCCGGTCGGACATCACGATCCTGGCGCCGAACAATCCGCGCCCCGCCCGCTATGCGCTGGCGGTCGACGCCGTCGCCAATCCGGCGAGCCCGGGCACGGCCATCTGCCGCTCGACCCTGACGGCGCCCGGCAACGGCTGCGTGCCGCTAAACCCGTTCGGCTCCGCCGGCATCTCGTCGGCGCAGGCCGATTATCTGATCGGCGTCGGCCGGCAGGATCTGGTCTATCGCCAGGATGTCGCCTCGGCGAGCGCCAATGGCGATCTGTTCGCGCTGCCCGCAGGCCCGGTCTCGCTGGCGTTCGGCGTCGATTACCGGCGCGAGAAGGCATCGGCCACGTCGGACGCGGTTTCGCAGGTGAACGGCTTCTACGCCGGCAACTACAAGCCGTTTCGCGGCAGGTTCAGCGTGAAGGAGCTGTTCGGCGAGCTCGCGATCCCGGTGCTGAAGGACAGCCCGCTCGGCACCTCGCTCGATCTCAGCCTGGCCGGGCGCGTCACCGATTACAGCACCAGCGGCACGGTGGAGACCTGGAAGGCCGGCTTCACCTACAAGCCCATCCCCGACATCGACATCCGCTTCACGCGATCGCGCGATATCCGCGCGCCTAACCTGAACGAGTTGTTCCTGGGCGGCACCGTAACGACGCAGAATGTCGCCGATCCGTTCAACAACCGGGCGAACGCCCAATTCCTCCAGACCCTGCGCGGCAATCTGGACCTGCAGCCGGAGAAGGCGAACGCGCTGACCCTGGGCGTGATCTACCGACCCAGCTGGCTGCGCGGCTTCGCCGCATCGGTCGACTATTACGACATCAAGATCGGCGGCGCGATCGCGACCAATTCGTCGCAGCAGATCGTGGATCAATGCTTCGCCGGCAACACCGCTTTGTGCGGCCGCATCACCCGCAACGCCGCCAACGTGATCACCGGCATCCTCCTCCAGCCGTTCAACGCGCGGTCCGAGCGGGCGCGCGGCATCGATTTCGAACTGTCCTACCGCACGGACGTGGGTGCCGGCACGCTCGACCTGCGCACCCTGCTGAACTACACCGACAAGCTGGACATCCTCTCCGCCGGGGCGACGGTGAACCGCGCGGGCGAGGTGGGCAACAATGCCGGCGCCGCGGAAGGCGTGCCGAGCTGGCGCGCCTTCGCCACCGCGACCTACTCGCAGGGGCCGGCCACGGCGCAGTTGAAGGGCCGCTTCATCGGCGCGTCGCAGATCGAGCAGAATTGGGGTCCGCTGGACATCAACCGCAATCACGTGCCGGCGATCTTCTATATGGATGCCTATATCGGCTATAAGCTGAAGATCGCCGGCGGCGACAGCGAGCTGTTCGTGGCGATGGACAACGTGCTCGACAAGGATCCTCCGGTGGTCGCAAGCCAGGACAATGCCAACGTGCTGACCTCCGGCACCAACGTGCTGCTGTACGACATCATCGGCCGCTCCGTGCGCGCCGGCGTGCGCTTCAGCTTCTGATACGGGAGAGCGGCGTGGGCGAGCCGCTCCGGATCCTGATCGCCGAGACCGGGTTCGCGCGTGTCGCGCCCCGTCTCGCCGAGGCAGGGATCACGGTCGATCCGGTCTTCTTCGTGGATCGCGAGCGGGTCAGCTACCGCCGTGCGCTGATGCCCGCCACCCAGGCGGCGCCGACGGGAGCCTGGTTCAGCCTGGACCTGTTCGTGCAGAAGCAGGAGGAGGCGTTCCTCGACACCGTATGCGCCACGCCCTCCCTTCGCTTCATGCAGAGCGGCCGGGCGGGCTATGACGATCCGGCCTTCGTCACCCTCGCCCGTAACGGCGTGGAGCTGGCGATGAGCAAGGGGCCGGCGCCCGCGATTGCCGAATATGTCCTGTCGCACGTGCTCGACCGGTTTCAGCGCGGGCCGGAGCGGCGGGCGGCGCAGGCCGCCGGCGAATGGCGCCAGATGATGTTCCGCGAGGTGCAGGGCAGCACCTGGCTGCTCGTCGGCTTCGGCGCGATCGGGCGCGAGATCGCGGTCCGGGCGCGTGCGCTCGGCGTCACCATCGTCGGCGTGCGGCGAAGCGGCGGCAGCGACGCCGACGCCGACCGGATCGTCACGCCCGAGACGATCGGGCCGGAGCTGGCGGCGGCAGACGTGGTGGTGCTCTCCGTGCCGCTCACCGCGGAATCGACCCGTGCCTATGGCGCGACGTTCTTTGCCGGCGCGAAGCCGGGCGCGCTGTTCCTCAACGTCGGGCGCGGTCCGCTGATCGACGACGATGCGCTGAAGGCGGCGCTGGACAGCGGGCATCTGTCCCACGCGGTGCTGGACGTGACGCAGGTGGAGCCGCTGCCGCCAGGCGAGTGGCAGTGGCGCCACCCGCGGGTGACGCTCACCGCCCATACGTCGGGCGTCGGCTCCGGCCTGCTGAAGCGCACGGACGACATCTTCGTGGAGAATCTGCGACGCTATCGCGACGGTGCGCCGCTGCTGCACCGCATCGATCCCGCATTGCTGCTGGCGTAGAGGAGAGCCGATGACGGATCAGCAAGCCCCGGTCTACGAGACCGATCAGCCGGTGCTCTATGCCGTGGCGGACGGCGTCGCCCGGATCACGCTCAATCGTCCGGCGTTCGGCAATGCCCAGAACGGGCAGATGACCTATGCGATCGACGACGCCTTCCGTCGCGCCGCCGCCGACGACGCGGCGGGCGCGATCATCCTCGCGGGCGCCGGCAAGCATTTCTGCGGCGGCCACGATATCGGCACGCCCGGGCGCGACGTGACGGTGAGCGCGCCCGGCGAGCGGCGCTTCCTGTGGCCCGATCATGCCGGCAAGCCGGGCGCCGAACAGGCCTATGCGCGCGAGCAGGAGATCTATCTGGAGATGTGCCGACGCTGGCGCAGCCTGCCCAAGCCGGTCGTCGCGGCGGTGCAGGGCGCCTGCATCGCCGGCGGCCTGATGCTCGCCTGGGTCTGCGACCTGATCGTGGCGAGCGAGGATGCGTTCTTCTCCGATCCCGTGCTGCGGATGGGCGTGCCGGGCGTGGAGTATTTCGCCCACGCGTTCGAGATGCACCCGCGCGTCGCCCGCGAGTTCCTGTTTCTCGGTGATCGCATGCCGGCGGAGCGGGCGTACCAGCTCGGCATGGTCAACCGCGTCGTGCCGCGCGAAGGGCTGGCGGCGGAGGTGGACATGATCGCCGCACGGCTCGCCGCCCTGCCGCGATTCGGCGTCGCGCTCGCCAAGCAGGCGTTCAACCTGACCGAGGATCTCGGCGGCAAGCGCGGCGCGATGGAGGCGGTGTTCGGCCTCCATCATCTCGCCCATGCCCATAACAGCCTGACGGTGGGTCATGGCAATGGCGGGCTGGACGCCAAGGCGATGGCGGCGCAGGCGCGCGGATAATGCGGATCGCCACGGCGATCGACTATCGTGCGGCAGCGCAGGCGCGGCTGCCGCACTTCCTCTTCGAATATTTCGACGGCGCGCCTTCGCCGGGCAGACGGCGGCGGCCAACCTGGCCGATCTCGCCGCAGTCCGCCTGCGGCAGACCGTTCTGCGCGACGTCGCCACGGTCGATACGGCCACCCGGCTGTTCGGCACCGATCTGGCGCTGCCGCTGATCCTCGGCCCGGTCGGACTGGCCGGCATGGCGGCCCGGCGCGGCGAGGTGCAGGCGGCGCGCGCGGCGGCCGGAGCGGGCATCCCATTCACGCTCTCGGCCACGTCGATCTGTCCGCTTGACGAGGTGGGCCAGGCCGCCCCCTGCTGGTTCCAGCTCTACATGGTGCGCGATCGCGATTTCGCCGTGGAGATGCTGGCGCGGGCGGCGGCCCAGGGCTGCGGCGCGCTGGTGCTGACGGTGGACCTGCCCGTTACCGGCATACGGTGGCGCGATCGTCGATCGGGCCTTGCCGATCCGGGCCTCGCCGGCCGTCTGCGGCGGTTGGCGCAGGCGCTCGGCCGGCCGCGCTGGCTCGCCGACGTCGGGCTGGCCGGGCGTCCCCATGCGCTCGGCAACATCGCCACGATGCTCGGCCCGGCGGCCGGCATGGCGGAGTGCATCGCCTGGACCGCCGCGAACATGGACGCCGGCATCACCTGGCGCGACGTGGAATGGGTGCGCGCCCGCTGGGACGGACCGTTGATCGTGAAGGGCATCATGGAGGCGGGCGATGCGCAGGCGGCGCGATCGGCGGGGGCCGACGGGATCGTCGTCTCCAATCATGGCGGCCGACAGCTGGACGGCGTGGGCTCCACCGCGCGGGCGCTGCCGCGGATCGCCGATGCGCTCGGCGGCGGGCTGCCGCTGTTCGTCGATGGCGGGGTGCGCAACGGTGTCGATCTGTTCCGCATGCTGGCGCTGGGCGCGGACGCGGTGCTGGTGGGCCGGCCATGGCTCTATGCGCTGGCGGCGGCGGGCGAGGCCGGCGTCGCCCGCATGATCGGGATGATGGCCGAGGAACTGCGCGTGGTGATGGCGCTCGGCGGCGTTACCGGCGTCGGCCAGATCGGCCGGCACCTGATCGATGGCTGGCGCCACGCGCCGCCTGGTTGAAGGAGGTTCGTCGCTTGGCAGCGCCGGAGCGGCTCTCGTCAGGCAGCGTAGGAGGGATCGTCGGGAAAGCGGCCGCCGATCCTGCTCAGCCGGGCATAGGGGCCTTCGCCCCACATCGCGGTCGAGGGATCATTCTCGTTCCAGTCCATCACGTAGCGCCGCGTGACGACGCGCCAGCCGTGATCGCCGGTGCGCGCCAGCCGATCCAGATAGCGCCCGCCGACGATCATCCGGCGCGGCCCCCCCGCCGCGTCGAACTGGTGATAGGCCGTGCAGCACGTCTCGGCTGTGGCGCCATCGCCCTCGATCGCGATCAGCATGTTCGACAATGCGTGCATCGTGCGGTTCATCGTGGCGAGGCGGCCGAGAACCTCGGCGCTCCACGCGTCGGCGTCCGCCACGCCGCCGCCATAGTCCACCGTGGCGCCCGGCGCCCAGATGCCGAGCAGCAGCGGCAGATCGCAGCGATCCACCGCGCGGGCGTAGCGGGTGAGCAGGTCGGCGATCTCCTGCCGGTCGATGATGCGCTGAACGGCGTCCGCGCCGGTCATGCCGCATGGTCCCGCAGGCGGTTGCGGCCGGCGAGATAGTAGGTGATCGCACTCGCCAGCGACAGCGGCGAGAGGATCAGCAGCGCATAGCGCAGGCTTTCCGCGCCGAAGCGCGGCACCAGCATGTCGCTGATCGCGCCGACCATCAGCGGCCCGACGCCGAGCCCGGCGAGGGTGCCCAGCATGAAGATCAGCGCGGACGACATAGCGCGCAGATCCGGCGGCACCACGCTCTGCACCGCGGCGATGCTGGGCGCCGAATAGCTGGCGCCCACGCCGTAGCAGATGGCGAAGGTGGCGACGAACAGGCCGAATCCCGGTGCGAACAGGCAGACCGGCAGCAGCACCGCCATGATGAGCATGCCGGCGGCTACCATGTAGAGGGGCGCCGCCGGGTTGATGCGGAACAGACGATCGGAGACCCAGCCGGTCGCGAGGATGCTCAGCGCCGTGACGCCGCCGCCCAGCAGCCCCATGACGACGCCGACCGTGCCGGTGCTCAGGCCGTAGGTGCGCAGGGCGAGCGAGGGCGCCCATGTCAGCAACGTATAGAGGGCCAGGTTGGCGAGCGAGCAGGCCAGGCACAGGCGGCGGAACAGCGGGTAGCGCAGCAGATCGCGCAGCGCGCCGGGCAGGGACCGCTGCGCGCCGCGCGGGATCGCGCCGTCGTGCAGGCCGCGCTGCGGCTCCCGCACGGTGAGCGCCAGCAGGATCGCGAGCAGGACGCCCGGCACGGCGAAGATCAGGAACGTCCAGCGCCAGCCGATCGCCGCATTCACATAGCCGCCGACGACATAGGACAGCATCGTGCCGATCGCCGCCGCCGAGAAGTAGACGCCCAGCTTGGTCGATCGCACCTCCGCCGGGAACAGATCGGCGATCAGCGAGAGGGACGCGGGCTGGCCACCCGACTCACCGATCGCCACGCCCATCCGTGCCAGCAGCAACTGGATGAAATTGCCGACGATGCCGCAGGCGGCCGTCATCACGCTCCACGCGCCCACGCAGATGGCGAGCAGCCGCACCCGGTTCGTCCGGTCCGCCAGATGCGCCACCGGCACGCTGGCCGCCACATAGAGGAAAGCGAAGGAGGTGCCGCTCGCCAAACCCAGCTGCCAGTCGGCGAGGTGCAGGTCGCGCTTGATGT encodes:
- a CDS encoding L-lactate dehydrogenase; the encoded protein is MAMAGWTPRRWRRRRADNADRHGDRLSCGSAGAAAALPLRIFRRRAFAGQTAAANLADLAAVRLRQTVLRDVATVDTATRLFGTDLALPLILGPVGLAGMAARRGEVQAARAAAGAGIPFTLSATSICPLDEVGQAAPCWFQLYMVRDRDFAVEMLARAAAQGCGALVLTVDLPVTGIRWRDRRSGLADPGLAGRLRRLAQALGRPRWLADVGLAGRPHALGNIATMLGPAAGMAECIAWTAANMDAGITWRDVEWVRARWDGPLIVKGIMEAGDAQAARSAGADGIVVSNHGGRQLDGVGSTARALPRIADALGGGLPLFVDGGVRNGVDLFRMLALGADAVLVGRPWLYALAAAGEAGVARMIGMMAEELRVVMALGGVTGVGQIGRHLIDGWRHAPPG
- a CDS encoding nuclear transport factor 2 family protein, with the translated sequence MTGADAVQRIIDRQEIADLLTRYARAVDRCDLPLLLGIWAPGATVDYGGGVADADAWSAEVLGRLATMNRTMHALSNMLIAIEGDGATAETCCTAYHQFDAAGGPRRMIVGGRYLDRLARTGDHGWRVVTRRYVMDWNENDPSTAMWGEGPYARLSRIGGRFPDDPSYAA
- a CDS encoding enoyl-CoA hydratase, with translation MTDQQAPVYETDQPVLYAVADGVARITLNRPAFGNAQNGQMTYAIDDAFRRAAADDAAGAIILAGAGKHFCGGHDIGTPGRDVTVSAPGERRFLWPDHAGKPGAEQAYAREQEIYLEMCRRWRSLPKPVVAAVQGACIAGGLMLAWVCDLIVASEDAFFSDPVLRMGVPGVEYFAHAFEMHPRVAREFLFLGDRMPAERAYQLGMVNRVVPREGLAAEVDMIAARLAALPRFGVALAKQAFNLTEDLGGKRGAMEAVFGLHHLAHAHNSLTVGHGNGGLDAKAMAAQARG
- a CDS encoding TonB-dependent receptor domain-containing protein; translated protein: MKVSIRSILLVGCAAAAVSPATAFAQEALPATPQERLADRPAAADDQPGSNQPGSDQAAAEQSPGDLVVTGTRIVRNGFEAPTPVSVVTAAEIDQSAPVTIADYVNQLPALAGSETPRTPRGSLASGSAGANYLNLRNLGAPRTLVLLNGRRVTPSNLTGAVDLNTLPSALVKRVDVVTGGASATWGSDAVAGVVNFVLDTDFTGLKGQLQGGTSTHGDAESFGGDLSFGRSFADDRGHITLSGNYSKSYRAKYSDRDWFKAYKIINNPAFAAGNGQPARLILPNTSLNVNDEGFVASGPLRGYFFDANGGLAGTNFQFAPVISGIYASGSEADYSRLDDLSKYGESNVPVEQGSIYGRLSYELTDGLKAFAEGSFSKAKAKAVIAPFFRTGNTSIGIDNFYLPAQVRAAMVAAGVTSIPLSTTNSKLGALRTSTDREAIRALGGFEGKISDSWSYSLSYQYGRSDITILAPNNPRPARYALAVDAVANPASPGTAICRSTLTAPGNGCVPLNPFGSAGISSAQADYLIGVGRQDLVYRQDVASASANGDLFALPAGPVSLAFGVDYRREKASATSDAVSQVNGFYAGNYKPFRGRFSVKELFGELAIPVLKDSPLGTSLDLSLAGRVTDYSTSGTVETWKAGFTYKPIPDIDIRFTRSRDIRAPNLNELFLGGTVTTQNVADPFNNRANAQFLQTLRGNLDLQPEKANALTLGVIYRPSWLRGFAASVDYYDIKIGGAIATNSSQQIVDQCFAGNTALCGRITRNAANVITGILLQPFNARSERARGIDFELSYRTDVGAGTLDLRTLLNYTDKLDILSAGATVNRAGEVGNNAGAAEGVPSWRAFATATYSQGPATAQLKGRFIGASQIEQNWGPLDINRNHVPAIFYMDAYIGYKLKIAGGDSELFVAMDNVLDKDPPVVASQDNANVLTSGTNVLLYDIIGRSVRAGVRFSF
- a CDS encoding spinster family MFS transporter translates to MSTRPVPLALSLPRPTAPNYVLALLYVAYVLNFVDRQLLTLLLNDIKRDLHLADWQLGLASGTSFAFLYVAASVPVAHLADRTNRVRLLAICVGAWSVMTAACGIVGNFIQLLLARMGVAIGESGGQPASLSLIADLFPAEVRSTKLGVYFSAAAIGTMLSYVVGGYVNAAIGWRWTFLIFAVPGVLLAILLALTVREPQRGLHDGAIPRGAQRSLPGALRDLLRYPLFRRLCLACSLANLALYTLLTWAPSLALRTYGLSTGTVGVVMGLLGGGVTALSILATGWVSDRLFRINPAAPLYMVAAGMLIMAVLLPVCLFAPGFGLFVATFAICYGVGASYSAPSIAAVQSVVPPDLRAMSSALIFMLGTLAGLGVGPLMVGAISDMLVPRFGAESLRYALLILSPLSLASAITYYLAGRNRLRDHAA
- a CDS encoding NAD(P)-dependent oxidoreductase; the encoded protein is MGEPLRILIAETGFARVAPRLAEAGITVDPVFFVDRERVSYRRALMPATQAAPTGAWFSLDLFVQKQEEAFLDTVCATPSLRFMQSGRAGYDDPAFVTLARNGVELAMSKGPAPAIAEYVLSHVLDRFQRGPERRAAQAAGEWRQMMFREVQGSTWLLVGFGAIGREIAVRARALGVTIVGVRRSGGSDADADRIVTPETIGPELAAADVVVLSVPLTAESTRAYGATFFAGAKPGALFLNVGRGPLIDDDALKAALDSGHLSHAVLDVTQVEPLPPGEWQWRHPRVTLTAHTSGVGSGLLKRTDDIFVENLRRYRDGAPLLHRIDPALLLA